From Alloacidobacterium dinghuense:
ATCCGGCAGAACAATCGCTGAACGCAGGGCAGAAGATCGGCACATCTTTCTGGTAAGCCGCGTAGACGATGGAATCCACGCCACCCTTTGCCGGAGTCTTGCCGTTGGCTTCGAGGTAGGCACCCATCGCGCGGATAAATTCACGCGAGCTATGAGCGCGGGGATCGAGCGAATCGGCGATCTTCTCTGTGGTCGCGTCGCAAATGCGCAGCTCTTCTTCGTCGATCAGCGTGTCATAGATGCGGTCGATCATCAGCTCTCGGAGCATCCCGTCTTCCGTGCCCTGCTTGAGGATGTCGTCGGCAATCCAGTGCTTATAGCCGAGACCTTCAAAGAAATCCTGATCGACGATGTTCGCGCCGGTGGAAACCACGGCGTCGACCATGTTGTTGCGTACCAGATCGATGAAAATCTGCTTCAAGCCTGCGCTGATCAGCGAGCCGGCGAGGCAGAGGATGACGCCGCAATCCTTATCGCGAAGCATCCGCTCATAAATCGAAGCTGCCCGGTGGAGATCACGGGAGCTATAAGCCATGTGTTCCATGGCATCTACCAGCGCCACGACATTGTGCTGCTTGATATCGATGTGCTGGATAGGGTTGGTAAGAAGTTCCTGTTTCGTAGGCATAGCCATTTCAGAATATCAACAAAACCCGCGTCATTACAGGCGATTTGTGTTAATTTCTGTTGGTCGGAATGGCGAATCTAAGGCGAAGAAATTCTGGATTATCTCCGTCCTTGCCGTTTTTGCGCGATCACCAGACCCCGCGGAGTTGGCAGCAGTACGACGGACAGTAGTCCCTCTGCCTCCAACCGCAGTGCGGCTTCTCGAACCACTTTAAGGTGCGAACTCGCATCATGCAGCAAGATGAGTCCCTGCGGGTTGACCTGTGGCAGAAAACGTCTCACTTCGGGTTCGCGGATCGGCATGTCGCTGTCGCTGAAGAGGATGTCAATCCGGCCATCAATCTTCATCTCCAAGCTCGATTCGTTCCGCAATTCAACCCATTCAGAAAGGCCGGAAGCTGCAACCTTTTCCTGAGCCTTAGCAAAGACGACAGGATCCAACTCACAGCTGGTGATTTTGCCGAAGCCATTGCGCTTCAGCCCTTCAGCGATCCACAGCGTGCTGACCCCCAGGAAAGCTCCCGTTTCGACGACCAATTCTGGTTTCACCGTAGTGATCAGAGTCCGGAGAAATTCCAGAACCTCCGCCTCGGCAGTCATCGAGTCGTACATGCTCCAGCGTTCAGGATGAGGGCACTCAGGAGTGGCGCGGTGGTATTCAGGCAGCAGCGCTCCAGCAGCGCGTTCTGCCTGCAGCATGACTTTGTGTTCCTGTTTCAGTTTCTCTTTGCGGAAGAGCATTTCTTCGATGATAAATGCGCGTGTTGAGACTGTCCTTTATGTCATCTGACCGACGTTTATATTCGCATTGAGAGAATCAATGCCGCTCGAATTTTGCGTCACGTTGCTGTTAGTGTCCTTCTGCCTTTGGTCGTCGTGCCGCCTTCCTTTGGTTGGGGCAACGTAGGGCATAGCATGATCAACAAACTAGCCGCAGAGAGCCTGCCTGCCGATATGCCCGCTTTCATGCATACGCAAGCCGCGATCGACGAGATAGAGTACCTGGGACCGGAGCCCGACCGCTGGCGCTCACCTGCCGAGCCTGAACTGAATGCCGCGCAGGCTCCAGAGCACTTCATCGACATGGAACTGGCGGATGTGATTCAGCCGCTGCCGCACCGCCGCTACGATTTTATCGCTTCCGCCTACGCAGCCAGTCTCACGCATCAGGCACAGGCGCGTGATCTTCGTCCGGAACGCATCGGTTTTCAACCATACATCACAAACGAAGTGTGGGAGCGGCTTAAGTCCGCGATGCGAGAGTATCGCGATCTCAGCGCCAAACACGAGGACACGAAACCGGTCGAAGCAGCCATTTTGTTTTATGCGGGTTGGCTTGGTCATTATGTTGGAGACGGTTCGCAGCCGCTTCATACCACGGTGAATTACAACGGATGGGTGAACAAAGACAATCCCAATGGATACACCACCGACCACAAGATCCATTGGCAATTTGAAGGCGTCTATCTCGGAGCCAACATCAAGGAATCGGACGTCAAGCCGCTGCTGACGGCGATACATCCGGTCGACGACGAGTTCGATAACTACAGGTCATATCTGCGGCATTCAAGCACACTTGTCGAGCGTGTATACCAGCTCGATAAGACGCATGGATTCGATGGCGCCGGTACTCCGGAAGCGAAGCAGTTTACCTCTGAACGCCTCGCCGCAGGCGCGAGCATGCTGCGAGACATCATCTACTCAGCGTTGGCTTGAGAGTGCAAAACCCGTACCTGAGGCCCACTACGAGTAATCGGTCTCCATTTATGGGTGACCGGCAAATCCATCCTTCACAAACATGTCATGTGCTGCGAGAAGCTGCTTTTTTCGCAGCACGCTCAAAACCTGTTCTACCGACCAGTCGAATGAGGACGTCCCGTCGACAATCAGGTCGGCATATTGAGCAGAGGGCCTGACAAACTCCTCTGCCATCGGTCGCACCGTCTCGGCATAGTGTTTTGCCACGGATTCCTGAGTTCGTCCGCGCTCCCGCACATCTCGTGCGAGGCGCCGCTGATAACAAATCTCGTCCGGAGTATCGACGTAAACGCCGAGATGATAGAGGCGCCGCAAGCCCTCGTAGTGAAGTGCGAGAATTCCGTCCACGAGCAGGAAATGCGGCTCATAGATGGTTACAGAAGCTCCTGGAATGCGCGTGTAAGCTGAGAAGTCATATTGCGGAAGCGCGATGCTGTGCCCCGATGCAAGTTCGCCGATTTGCGAAATAAGCAGATCGGACTGAAGTGCGTCGGGATGGTCGAAGTTTTGCTTACATCGCTCTTCATAAGAAAGATGGCTTAAATCGTGATAGTAGTGATCCAGATGAAAGTGAGTGCCTTCCAACTCGCGCGCCAATTCTTGCGCCAGGGACGTTTTCCCGGAGCCTGAACATCCTGCTATGCCAATAACAACTGGGCCGTTGTTTGTTCCGTTCATGTGCCGCCGGTCTTCCCTTGTATGGCAGGTATCAGCGCCGTGAGCAACTGCGTGAACTTCGCCGATACGCGGCGTCCTGTTTCCATAACTTCTTCGTGGCTCAGTGGCTCAGTCTGGATACCGGCAGCAAGATTGGTTACGCAGGATATGCCGAGCACCTCAATCCCCATTTGCCGCGCCGCGATCACTTCCTGCACCGTCGACATGCCAACGAGATCTGCGCCCAGCGCGTGAAATGCGCGAATCTCTGCCGGTGTCTCAAAGCTGGGGCCAAGCACGCAGAGATACACGCCCTCCGCAAGAGAGAACCTCGACTGTTCGGCGGTTTTCGCCGCCAGTTTGCGCAGGCGATTCGAGTAAGCTTCGGTCATATCGAAGAATCGTGGCCCGAAGCGCTCATCGTTCTCTCCGATGACTGGATTGCGATCGGTAAAGTTGATGTGATCGGAAATCAGCACCAACTCGCCCTGTTTTAACCCGGGCCGAATACCGCCGGCGGCGTTCGTCACGATCAATGTCTTGATGCCGAGCAGACCAAGCACCCGAACGGGAAACGTGACCTCGTGCGGCGAATAGCCTTCATACGCATGCACGCGCCCCTGCATTACAGCAACGGGGACACCATCAAGAGTACCGATGACGAGCCGACCGCTGTGACCGGGAACAGTGGACTTCGGAAAATGCGGAATTTCAGCAAAGGGGATAGCGATCGAGTCCGAGATCTTGTCGGCGAAGGCCCCGAGCCCCGACCCGAGGACGATGCCTACCGTGGGGATCAGGGGCGTCTGGGCTTGAATGTGGGCGACAGCCGCTGTGGCTTGTTCAAACAAAGAGATGTTGTTGCTCACGTCTATCTATATGTTTTATCGCATCAGGATGCCAACAATCGAGGCGGACATCAGATTTGCCATCGTCCCCGCCAGCATGGCGCGCAATCCCAGCCGTGCCAGATCATTCCGGCGATTCGGAGCGAGCGCACCGATGCCTCCGATTTGAATGCCGATCGAACTCAAGTTGGCGAAGCCGCAAAGCGCAAAGGTTGCAATCGTGAAGGAGCGAAAGTCCATCATCGCCTTCTGTGTTCCCAGGAGGGAATAGGCCACTACTTCATTCAGCACCATGCGCGTTCCAAGCAAATTGCCTACGATTCGCACATCGTGCCACGGGACACCAATGACCCACGCTATAGGCGCAAAGAGCACGCCAAGAATCATATCGAGCTTGGACGGAAAAGGGATATGGTGTGGGCTGAGCCAGTTGTGTATCCCGCCAAGAATTCCATTCACCAGGGCAATCAGGGCCAGAAACGAAATGAGCATGATGGCGACATTAAAGGCGAGACGGCCTCCGTCAATGGTCCCACGCGCGATTGCTCCCAGCAGATTCTCCTCCTTGTGCTCAGCATCTTTGGGCATGTGGACAATGCCTTCCGTCGCAGGTGTCTCAGTCTCCGGCACAAGCATTTTCGAAATGAGAATCGTTCCCGGAGCTGTCATGATGACCGCAGCCAGCAAGTGCTGTGCCTCAATACCGTACAAAATGTAGGCTGCCATGATGCCGCCGGAAACGTGCGCCATGCCGCTAGTCATAATCGTCATCAGCTCGGATTGCGTCGCGTCCGGCAGAAATGGCCGAATGGTCAGAGGCGCCTCTGTCTGCCCCATAAAGATACTGGCAGCCACATTCAGGCTCTCCGCGCCGCTTACGCGCAAAGTGAGTTGCATGAGTCGGGCAAAGAGCCGAATCAGCAACTGCATGATGCCGAGGTGATAGAGGACCGCGAAGAAAGCAGAAATAAAGATGATCGTTGGCAACACCTGAAACGCGAAGATACTGCCAAAAGTGGAGTGCTGTTTGCCTAATTCGCCAAAGTCGAACGTCGAACCCACAAAGGCATACGACAATAGTCGGGTAACGGCATCACCGGCAACCGCAAGGACCTTTTGGCCCCACGAGAAGTCAAGGACGATGAACGCGAAGCAAATCTGTAGTCCTAAGCCCCAAATGACCGTACGCCAGCGGATAGCCCGCCGATTGGTAGAGAAAATCCATGCCAGGCCCAGCATGGTAAGCAGGCCCAGAATTCCGGTAAATCGCCCCAAATCGTTCTCCTATTCTCTTCATCCTATGGGCGATAGGCGTTTTCGAGGTACTGTTTTTTGTTTTCAACCGTAATCGTGTCCTGGATGAGTGGCTCAGTGGGGGGGGGCTCATCGGCAACCATCAGTGCTAGCCGCAACAGTATCTCCGGTTCAGCGAACCGCCCATCATAGTCTGCAAACAGCGTACACAGCGGCTTGCCAGCCTCGACCTTATCGCCCAGCTTGACATGCATCTCCAGTCCTGCGTGCGCCGAGACGGGCTCTCCTGCACGCTCGCGCCCTGCTCCAAGTCGCTGGACTGCCCAGCCCACCAGCGTGCAATCGACATGTGCCAGATAGCCTGATCGGTCGGCTACAAAATCCATGCGCGCGTGAGGATTATGGAATTTCTCAGGCTGGTCGAAGATTGCCGTGTCGCCACCCTGCGCCTCTACCATCTGCGTGAAGATCTTGAGTGCCTCGCCCGAGGTTAGAATCTGCTCGGCACGGTCGCGCCCCATTTCCGCACTGTCGCTGGCTCCGCCGAGGAAAATCATCCATCCCGCTAGTACTAGGGAGAGCTCCCGCAGGTCTTCGTTCAGGGGATGCCGCTTATCGGCTAACAAGTCGAGCGACTCTTGTATTTCGATCCAGTTGCCGGCAAAGCGTCCCAGCGGCTGATTCATATTCGTGAGCAATGCCGCCGTGCGTGTACCAGCGCGTTCTCCGATCTCCACCATCAGGGCTGCAAGAAAAAGAGCATCTTGCTTGTTCCGTAGGAAAGCTCCTGTGCCGGTCTTTACGTCAAGGACTAGGCCGTTCAGGCCGGCGGCAAGTTTCTTGCTCATGATCGATGCGCAAATGAGATACGGATTCTCTACCGTAGCTGTGCGATCGCGCAAACTGTAGAGAACTCGGTCGGCTGGAACAAGCTGATTGGTTTGGCCAACAATGCTCGCGCCGCATTTCGCGAGCACTTCCGCCATTTCCGCAAGGCTCAAGTGAGTCCGGTAGCCAGGAATGCTTTCGAGTTTGTCCAACGTGCCGCCGGTGTGGCCCAGAGCCCGTCCGCTGATCATGGGAACCACGAGCCCGGCAGCGGCTGCAATCGGAGCAATCAGAAACGATGTCTTATCTCCCACGCCTCCGGTTGAATGTTTGTCAACGGCAAAGCGCCTGAGCGGAGCAGGATCAAAGACAACTCCGGAAAGCCTCATCGACGTCGTCAATGCATCGACCTCTGCGAGGCTAAGACCGCGCAGAAATGCTGCCATCAGCCAAGCGGCCAGCTGTTCTTCGGGAATGCTTTCCGTGGCCGCTCCGCGCACGAGGAACTGGATCTCTGCGAGTGTAAGTTCTTCGCCGTCACGTTTCTTTCGGATCAGATCAACCGCGTGCATGCTCTTCCTTCGTCCAGTGGTGGAATATGTGGGGCAGTAGTTCTTTGAATGGAGCGGATGTGATGCCCTGATCGTCGGGGAAATAAACGACGGCATCGGAAGTGACGAACTCGCTTAGCATCTGGCGGCATGCACCACACGGAGGACTGGCAGCCTGATTCAGATTTGTAACGGCAATTGCGACGATCTTGTGCTGTGCTCCGCGTTCTGCGATCGCGCGGCACAACGCTGTGCGTTCCGCGCAGATGGTGAGGCCGTAGGAGATGTTTTCGACATTGCACCCGCTCACGATGGTGTCATCATCGAAGAGCAAGGC
This genomic window contains:
- a CDS encoding thymidine phosphorylase — encoded protein: MHAVDLIRKKRDGEELTLAEIQFLVRGAATESIPEEQLAAWLMAAFLRGLSLAEVDALTTSMRLSGVVFDPAPLRRFAVDKHSTGGVGDKTSFLIAPIAAAAGLVVPMISGRALGHTGGTLDKLESIPGYRTHLSLAEMAEVLAKCGASIVGQTNQLVPADRVLYSLRDRTATVENPYLICASIMSKKLAAGLNGLVLDVKTGTGAFLRNKQDALFLAALMVEIGERAGTRTAALLTNMNQPLGRFAGNWIEIQESLDLLADKRHPLNEDLRELSLVLAGWMIFLGGASDSAEMGRDRAEQILTSGEALKIFTQMVEAQGGDTAIFDQPEKFHNPHARMDFVADRSGYLAHVDCTLVGWAVQRLGAGRERAGEPVSAHAGLEMHVKLGDKVEAGKPLCTLFADYDGRFAEPEILLRLALMVADEPPPTEPLIQDTITVENKKQYLENAYRP
- a CDS encoding cytidine deaminase codes for the protein MMANLTPEITAQLRASAESAAAKAYAPYSKFRVGAALLFDDDTIVSGCNVENISYGLTICAERTALCRAIAERGAQHKIVAIAVTNLNQAASPPCGACRQMLSEFVTSDAVVYFPDDQGITSAPFKELLPHIFHHWTKEEHARG
- a CDS encoding 1,9-bis(guanidino)-5-aza-nonane synthase; amino-acid sequence: MPTKQELLTNPIQHIDIKQHNVVALVDAMEHMAYSSRDLHRAASIYERMLRDKDCGVILCLAGSLISAGLKQIFIDLVRNNMVDAVVSTGANIVDQDFFEGLGYKHWIADDILKQGTEDGMLRELMIDRIYDTLIDEEELRICDATTEKIADSLDPRAHSSREFIRAMGAYLEANGKTPAKGGVDSIVYAAYQKDVPIFCPAFSDCSAGFGLVAHQHKRQDKPKVAIDSAKDFYEITQLKIANPTTGLLMIGGGVPKNFAQDIVVAADILGTEAPMHKYAIQITVADVRDGALSSSTLKEASSWGKVDTTFEQMVYSEATLALPLITGYAYHKKAQEARPERRWARLLEPVTA
- a CDS encoding purine-nucleoside phosphorylase; amino-acid sequence: MSNNISLFEQATAAVAHIQAQTPLIPTVGIVLGSGLGAFADKISDSIAIPFAEIPHFPKSTVPGHSGRLVIGTLDGVPVAVMQGRVHAYEGYSPHEVTFPVRVLGLLGIKTLIVTNAAGGIRPGLKQGELVLISDHINFTDRNPVIGENDERFGPRFFDMTEAYSNRLRKLAAKTAEQSRFSLAEGVYLCVLGPSFETPAEIRAFHALGADLVGMSTVQEVIAARQMGIEVLGISCVTNLAAGIQTEPLSHEEVMETGRRVSAKFTQLLTALIPAIQGKTGGT
- a CDS encoding nuclease; translated protein: MINKLAAESLPADMPAFMHTQAAIDEIEYLGPEPDRWRSPAEPELNAAQAPEHFIDMELADVIQPLPHRRYDFIASAYAASLTHQAQARDLRPERIGFQPYITNEVWERLKSAMREYRDLSAKHEDTKPVEAAILFYAGWLGHYVGDGSQPLHTTVNYNGWVNKDNPNGYTTDHKIHWQFEGVYLGANIKESDVKPLLTAIHPVDDEFDNYRSYLRHSSTLVERVYQLDKTHGFDGAGTPEAKQFTSERLAAGASMLRDIIYSALA
- a CDS encoding NupC/NupG family nucleoside CNT transporter, with the protein product MGRFTGILGLLTMLGLAWIFSTNRRAIRWRTVIWGLGLQICFAFIVLDFSWGQKVLAVAGDAVTRLLSYAFVGSTFDFGELGKQHSTFGSIFAFQVLPTIIFISAFFAVLYHLGIMQLLIRLFARLMQLTLRVSGAESLNVAASIFMGQTEAPLTIRPFLPDATQSELMTIMTSGMAHVSGGIMAAYILYGIEAQHLLAAVIMTAPGTILISKMLVPETETPATEGIVHMPKDAEHKEENLLGAIARGTIDGGRLAFNVAIMLISFLALIALVNGILGGIHNWLSPHHIPFPSKLDMILGVLFAPIAWVIGVPWHDVRIVGNLLGTRMVLNEVVAYSLLGTQKAMMDFRSFTIATFALCGFANLSSIGIQIGGIGALAPNRRNDLARLGLRAMLAGTMANLMSASIVGILMR
- a CDS encoding O-methyltransferase, which translates into the protein MLFRKEKLKQEHKVMLQAERAAGALLPEYHRATPECPHPERWSMYDSMTAEAEVLEFLRTLITTVKPELVVETGAFLGVSTLWIAEGLKRNGFGKITSCELDPVVFAKAQEKVAASGLSEWVELRNESSLEMKIDGRIDILFSDSDMPIREPEVRRFLPQVNPQGLILLHDASSHLKVVREAALRLEAEGLLSVVLLPTPRGLVIAQKRQGRR
- the udk gene encoding uridine kinase, with the protein product MNGTNNGPVVIGIAGCSGSGKTSLAQELARELEGTHFHLDHYYHDLSHLSYEERCKQNFDHPDALQSDLLISQIGELASGHSIALPQYDFSAYTRIPGASVTIYEPHFLLVDGILALHYEGLRRLYHLGVYVDTPDEICYQRRLARDVRERGRTQESVAKHYAETVRPMAEEFVRPSAQYADLIVDGTSSFDWSVEQVLSVLRKKQLLAAHDMFVKDGFAGHP